The following coding sequences are from one Gemmatimonadales bacterium window:
- a CDS encoding trypsin-like peptidase domain-containing protein — protein sequence MSTRSLNWLKFGGLVAFAFALGLLFAGLLDLPSRTSAQEKARLASAIPTVQAPSIPAAKPLIDLSEAFAAVADHVRPSVVYIKAQHTEKPTQQRLPPGMERFFPHFGQPQHPELEQGSGSGFIVSSDGYILTNNHVVEGAETVIVRLLDHREFKAKVVGTDPNTDVAVLRIDAKGLPPVALGNSDDARVGSWVLAIGNPLGEGLTFTVTSGIVSAKGRALQSLPNRGVGSIQDFIQTDAAINPGNSGGPLVSVRGEVIGINSAIASQTGFYSGYGFAIPINLVRTVMNQLITDGKVHRAALGVSIANVSLNDAQYVGLPEIRGVVVKDIPNADSPAKKAGIEAGDIIIAIDGKPVEYVGQLQQVVGFRKPGDVVKVEVARKGGVRKTFDVKLEALEDEPQVADRMNAPTIDTEAVEAGGSLLTRRMGVSVQALTPQIAQELQIPADARGVLVTNVVPGGPSWDVLFDEETGGPDVIVAVEGKPVKSEADLRAAVKAQKPGSVISLRVYSPSAHLRRVERIKLSDAQ from the coding sequence ATGTCCACTCGCTCCCTCAACTGGCTCAAGTTCGGTGGTCTGGTCGCATTTGCTTTCGCGCTCGGCCTCCTCTTTGCCGGCCTTCTCGATTTACCCAGCCGCACTTCCGCCCAGGAGAAGGCCCGGCTCGCCAGCGCCATCCCCACCGTGCAGGCCCCGAGCATTCCGGCCGCCAAGCCGCTCATCGATCTGAGCGAGGCGTTTGCCGCCGTCGCCGATCACGTGCGGCCGAGCGTGGTTTACATCAAGGCGCAGCACACCGAAAAGCCGACTCAGCAACGGCTGCCGCCCGGCATGGAGCGGTTCTTTCCGCACTTCGGCCAACCCCAGCACCCCGAGCTCGAGCAAGGGAGTGGCTCGGGTTTCATCGTCTCCTCCGACGGATACATCCTCACCAACAACCACGTGGTCGAAGGCGCCGAGACGGTGATCGTCCGGCTGCTGGACCACCGGGAGTTCAAGGCCAAGGTCGTGGGCACGGACCCCAACACCGACGTGGCCGTTCTCCGGATCGATGCCAAGGGACTCCCCCCGGTGGCGCTCGGCAATAGCGACGATGCCCGGGTGGGGAGCTGGGTGCTGGCCATCGGCAATCCGCTCGGTGAGGGGCTCACCTTCACGGTGACGTCCGGCATCGTAAGCGCCAAGGGGCGCGCGCTGCAGAGCCTGCCGAACCGCGGGGTCGGGAGCATCCAGGACTTCATCCAGACCGACGCCGCGATCAACCCGGGCAATTCGGGCGGCCCGCTCGTGAGCGTGCGCGGCGAGGTCATCGGCATCAACTCGGCGATCGCGAGCCAGACCGGGTTCTACTCGGGGTACGGCTTCGCGATCCCCATCAACCTCGTGCGCACCGTGATGAATCAGCTCATCACCGACGGCAAGGTGCACCGCGCGGCACTCGGCGTCTCGATCGCCAACGTCTCGCTCAACGACGCGCAGTACGTCGGTCTGCCCGAGATCCGCGGCGTCGTGGTGAAGGACATCCCGAACGCGGACTCGCCCGCAAAGAAGGCGGGCATCGAGGCGGGGGACATCATCATCGCGATCGATGGGAAACCGGTCGAGTACGTCGGCCAGCTCCAGCAGGTGGTCGGCTTCCGCAAGCCCGGCGACGTCGTGAAGGTGGAGGTGGCGCGGAAGGGCGGCGTGCGGAAGACGTTCGATGTGAAGCTGGAGGCATTGGAGGACGAGCCGCAGGTCGCGGATCGGATGAACGCGCCCACCATCGACACCGAGGCCGTGGAAGCGGGCGGCAGCCTGCTCACCCGCCGGATGGGCGTGAGCGTCCAGGCGCTGACACCCCAGATCGCCCAGGAGCTGCAGATTCCGGCGGACGCGCGCGGCGTGCTGGTCACCAACGTCGTGCCGGGCGGCCCGTCGTGGGACGTGCTGTTCGACGAGGAGACCGGTGGGCCCGACGTGATCGTTGCGGTTGAGGGCAAGCCGGTAAAATCGGAGGCCGATCTTCGGGCGGCCGTCAAGGCGCAGAAGCCCGGCAGCGTGATTTCACTCCGGGTCTACAGCCCGAGCGCGCATCTTCGGCGGGTGGAACGAATCAAGCTGAGCGACGCCCAGTAA
- the dnaK gene encoding molecular chaperone DnaK: protein MASKIIGIDLGTTNSVVAVMEGGDPVVIPNAEGGRTTPSVVAFTKDGERLVGQVAKRQAVTNPKQTIFSIKRFMGRRMNEVTEETKRVPYKIAAGPNGMAAVEIAGKTYTPPEISAMILQKMKQTAEDYLGSTVTDAVITVPAYFNDAQRQATKDAGRIAGLEVKRIINEPTAAALAYGLDKKKDEKVAVFDLGGGTYDISVLELAEGVFEVKSTNGDTHLGGDDFDQRVIDWLVAEFRRDQGIDLSKDPMALQRLKEAAEKAKMELSSTQQTDINLPFITADQSGPKHLNYSLTRAKFEQLVDDLIQRTIPPMEQALKDANIKPNQIDEVILVGGSTRIPKIQQIVKDFFGKEPNRSVNPDEVVAIGAAIQGGVLGGEVKDVLLLDVTPLSLGIETLGGVTTVLIPRNTTIPTKKSETFSTAEDNQTTVEIHVLQGERQMATDNRTIGKFQLTGIPPAPRGMPQVEVAFDIDANGILHVSAKDKATNKEQKIRIEASSGLSETEIDKMVKAAEQHASEDQQRRDQIEARNQLDGMLYRVEKDSKEWVDRLPADAKTRLDSALDAGKQALRTGEADGIRRALDELNAAYSAAGAALYQAQGGGTGQGAGAGAGPEAGGQPQEPAAQGDVVDADYEIVDEGKK, encoded by the coding sequence ATGGCTTCCAAGATCATCGGCATCGACCTGGGCACGACCAACTCGGTTGTCGCCGTCATGGAGGGCGGCGACCCGGTAGTGATCCCGAACGCCGAGGGCGGACGGACCACACCTTCGGTCGTCGCCTTCACCAAGGACGGCGAGCGGCTCGTGGGCCAGGTGGCCAAGCGCCAAGCCGTGACCAATCCCAAGCAGACCATTTTCTCCATCAAACGCTTCATGGGTCGCCGAATGAATGAGGTGACCGAGGAGACCAAGCGCGTCCCATACAAGATCGCGGCCGGCCCCAACGGCATGGCTGCGGTCGAGATCGCGGGCAAGACCTACACGCCGCCCGAAATCTCCGCGATGATCCTCCAGAAGATGAAGCAGACCGCCGAAGACTACCTCGGCAGCACCGTCACCGACGCCGTCATCACGGTGCCGGCCTACTTCAACGACGCCCAGCGCCAGGCCACCAAGGATGCCGGCCGCATCGCCGGGCTCGAGGTGAAGCGCATCATCAACGAGCCCACTGCCGCGGCGCTCGCCTACGGGCTCGACAAGAAAAAGGACGAGAAGGTCGCGGTGTTCGACCTGGGCGGCGGCACCTACGATATCTCCGTCCTCGAGCTGGCCGAGGGTGTCTTCGAGGTGAAGAGCACCAACGGCGACACCCACCTGGGCGGCGACGACTTCGACCAGCGGGTGATCGACTGGCTCGTGGCCGAGTTTCGCCGCGACCAGGGCATCGATCTCTCCAAGGACCCCATGGCCCTCCAGCGCCTCAAGGAGGCGGCGGAAAAGGCCAAGATGGAGCTGTCGAGCACCCAGCAGACCGACATCAATCTGCCGTTCATCACGGCGGACCAGAGCGGGCCCAAGCACCTCAACTACTCGCTCACCCGGGCCAAGTTCGAGCAACTGGTGGACGACCTGATCCAGCGGACCATTCCGCCGATGGAGCAGGCGCTCAAGGATGCCAACATCAAGCCGAATCAGATCGACGAAGTCATCCTCGTCGGCGGCTCGACCCGCATCCCGAAGATCCAGCAGATCGTGAAGGACTTCTTCGGCAAGGAGCCCAACCGCTCGGTGAACCCGGACGAGGTCGTGGCCATCGGCGCCGCAATCCAGGGCGGCGTGCTCGGCGGCGAGGTGAAGGACGTGCTCCTGCTCGACGTGACCCCGCTCTCGCTCGGCATCGAGACGCTGGGCGGCGTCACCACCGTGCTCATCCCGCGGAACACGACGATCCCGACCAAGAAGTCGGAGACCTTCTCGACCGCGGAGGACAACCAGACCACGGTCGAAATCCACGTGCTCCAGGGCGAACGGCAGATGGCGACGGATAACCGCACCATCGGCAAGTTCCAGCTCACCGGCATCCCGCCGGCACCCCGCGGCATGCCGCAGGTCGAGGTGGCGTTCGACATCGATGCCAACGGCATCCTCCACGTCTCGGCCAAGGACAAGGCGACGAACAAGGAGCAGAAGATCCGGATCGAGGCCTCGTCGGGCCTGAGCGAGACCGAGATCGACAAGATGGTGAAGGCCGCCGAGCAGCACGCGTCGGAGGATCAGCAGCGGCGCGACCAGATCGAGGCCCGCAACCAACTCGACGGCATGCTGTATCGGGTCGAGAAGGACAGCAAGGAGTGGGTCGACCGGCTCCCGGCCGACGCCAAGACCCGGCTCGACTCGGCGCTCGACGCCGGCAAGCAGGCGCTCCGCACCGGTGAGGCCGATGGCATCCGCCGCGCGCTGGACGAGCTGAACGCCGCTTACTCGGCGGCTGGCGCCGCGCTTTACCAGGCGCAGGGTGGGGGCACAGGTCAGGGCGCCGGTGCTGGCGCCGGCCCCGAAGCCGGCGGCCAGCCACAGGAACCCGCGGCCCAGGGGGATGTGGTGGATGCAGACTACGAGATAGTGGATGAGGGGAAGAAGTGA
- the ligD gene encoding non-homologous end-joining DNA ligase, which yields MAGNVKVRVTHPERVLFPADGITKGNVVSYYLAVAPAMVPHLRDRPANLQRFPGGIDEPGFFQQARPDYFPSWVPGAVVKKEGGRIEHPLIQTAAALAYVANQGCITPHVWLSRVDRIDRPDQLIFDLDPSEKTLARVGEAARRVRELLAELGLTAFLKTTGSRGYHVTVPLDRRADFEAAREFAQAVAALLVRRHPALLTVEPRKADRGERIYIDTLRNAYGQTAVPPYAIRARPGAPVATPIAWDELGARGMRADRFTIRDVPSRLAAGIDPWRGWRRAARGVAGAARRLAAL from the coding sequence ATGGCTGGCAACGTCAAAGTGAGGGTGACGCACCCGGAGCGGGTGCTCTTTCCGGCTGACGGGATCACCAAGGGCAATGTGGTTTCCTACTACCTCGCCGTGGCACCGGCGATGGTGCCGCACCTGCGCGATCGGCCGGCCAACCTGCAGCGATTTCCCGGGGGGATCGACGAGCCCGGATTTTTCCAGCAGGCGCGGCCGGACTATTTCCCCTCGTGGGTGCCCGGTGCGGTGGTGAAAAAGGAAGGTGGCCGGATTGAGCATCCGCTGATTCAGACGGCGGCGGCCCTGGCGTACGTGGCCAATCAGGGGTGCATCACGCCGCACGTCTGGCTGAGCCGAGTGGACCGGATCGATCGGCCCGATCAGCTCATCTTCGATCTCGATCCGTCGGAGAAGACCCTGGCGCGGGTGGGCGAGGCGGCGCGGCGGGTGCGCGAGCTGTTGGCGGAGCTCGGGCTCACCGCGTTCCTCAAGACCACGGGCTCGCGGGGCTATCACGTCACGGTGCCGCTCGACCGGCGGGCGGATTTCGAGGCCGCGCGGGAGTTCGCGCAGGCGGTGGCGGCGCTCCTCGTGCGGCGACATCCCGCTCTCCTCACGGTCGAGCCGCGAAAAGCCGACCGCGGCGAGCGCATCTACATCGATACGCTGCGCAACGCGTACGGTCAGACGGCGGTGCCGCCCTATGCGATTCGCGCCCGGCCCGGTGCGCCGGTGGCGACGCCGATCGCGTGGGACGAGCTGGGCGCGCGCGGGATGCGCGCGGACCGGTTCACCATTCGCGACGTGCCGAGTCGGCTTGCCGCCGGCATCGATCCGTGGCGCGGGTGGCGGCGCGCGGCGCGGGGGGTGGCGGGGGCTGCGCGGCGGCTGGCCGCGTTGTAA
- a CDS encoding rhomboid family intramembrane serine protease, with product MFPYRDDNPTLRTPVVTLAIIALNAAVWVLVQGAGTEPALSRSVCELGLIPAEFLHIVRPGSTLRLAPNVACVLGYGESWYTPLTSMFLHGSWFHILGNMWFFWIFGNNVEDSMGRGRFFAFYTICGLAAAAVQTFLNQGSAIPMIGASGAISGVMGAYVLLYPRVKVHMLVILVVFVTTIAVPAYLMLGYWFFIQLLGGTAALGSDQGGVAFWAHVGGFIAGALLIVPFQDRALVARHRQLAQTF from the coding sequence ATGTTCCCCTACCGCGACGACAACCCCACGCTGCGGACGCCGGTCGTCACCCTCGCGATCATCGCACTCAACGCGGCGGTGTGGGTGCTGGTGCAGGGGGCGGGCACCGAGCCGGCGCTCTCGCGCTCGGTCTGCGAGCTGGGCCTCATTCCGGCCGAGTTCCTCCACATCGTGCGGCCGGGCTCCACGCTCCGGCTCGCGCCCAACGTGGCCTGCGTGCTGGGCTACGGCGAGTCGTGGTACACGCCGCTCACCTCGATGTTCCTCCACGGAAGCTGGTTCCACATCCTCGGCAACATGTGGTTCTTCTGGATTTTCGGAAACAATGTCGAGGACTCGATGGGCCGCGGGCGCTTCTTTGCGTTCTACACCATTTGCGGGCTCGCCGCGGCGGCGGTGCAGACGTTCCTCAATCAGGGGAGCGCCATCCCGATGATCGGCGCCTCGGGGGCGATCAGCGGGGTGATGGGCGCCTACGTGCTGCTCTATCCGCGCGTCAAGGTGCACATGCTCGTGATCCTCGTCGTGTTCGTCACCACCATCGCGGTGCCGGCGTATCTCATGCTCGGCTACTGGTTCTTCATTCAGCTTCTGGGCGGCACGGCGGCGCTCGGCTCCGACCAGGGCGGCGTGGCGTTCTGGGCGCACGTGGGCGGGTTCATCGCGGGGGCGCTGCTCATCGTGCCGTTTCAGGACCGCGCGCTCGTGGCGCGGCACCGCCAGCTCGCGCAGACGTTTTGA
- the deoC gene encoding deoxyribose-phosphate aldolase, whose translation MSPLPPWLSAGAGRAHGIGRLLDYTLLKPDARRDDLLRLADEAVRISAWAVCVNGAWVATCAERIAGTDVRVVSVVDFPLGAGSAAAKAAEAAEAVADGAAEIDVVLSPLHARSGNWAAAADEVGQVVAATHGALVKVIIESAALDAHEIERACRAAVAGGAAFVKTSTGFHAAGGATIDAVRLMRGAVGSGVGVKASGGVRGREQALAMIAAGANRLGLSSLAGLEAIVGPGAPPFGELLGRHAEEVTG comes from the coding sequence TTGAGCCCGCTGCCGCCGTGGCTGAGTGCGGGGGCGGGGCGCGCGCATGGCATCGGACGACTGCTGGACTACACGCTGCTCAAACCGGATGCGCGCCGAGACGATCTGCTCCGCTTGGCCGATGAGGCAGTGCGGATCAGCGCGTGGGCGGTGTGCGTGAACGGGGCGTGGGTGGCGACCTGCGCCGAGCGGATAGCCGGGACTGACGTGCGTGTGGTGTCGGTCGTCGATTTCCCACTCGGCGCGGGCAGCGCTGCGGCGAAGGCGGCGGAGGCGGCGGAGGCGGTGGCGGACGGGGCAGCCGAGATCGACGTGGTGCTCTCGCCGTTACACGCGCGAAGCGGCAACTGGGCCGCGGCGGCTGACGAGGTAGGGCAGGTCGTCGCGGCGACCCACGGTGCCCTCGTCAAGGTCATCATCGAGAGCGCAGCGTTGGATGCACACGAGATCGAGCGGGCGTGCCGCGCGGCGGTGGCCGGCGGCGCAGCGTTCGTGAAGACATCGACCGGTTTTCACGCCGCTGGTGGTGCCACGATTGACGCCGTGCGGCTCATGCGCGGGGCGGTGGGATCGGGCGTTGGCGTCAAGGCGTCGGGCGGGGTTCGTGGCCGGGAGCAGGCGCTCGCGATGATCGCGGCGGGCGCCAACCGGCTCGGGCTCTCGAGCCTCGCCGGGCTCGAGGCGATCGTCGGGCCGGGCGCGCCGCCGTTCGGCGAGCTGTTGGGCCGGCATGCGGAGGAAGTCACGGGATGA
- a CDS encoding aminotransferase class IV, which yields MSDVVCLNGNYLRRDEARVSIDDRGFLFGDAVYEVIRVARGRFVEAERHLTRLANSLREVMLAPPDLDLLAVATELLGRNGLAGGDAVVYAQVSRGAAPRQHSFPAAGVPPTVLVAVSPFSPRADLAERGARAITHPDLRWSRCDIKSVNLLPNVLAGQRASEQGAFEAILVRDGQVTEATRSNMFAVAGGVLFTHPTGPRILPGVTRAVVLELARAAGVPVREEAIAAEALADADEVFLTGTTADVLPVVEIDRRAVGKGEPGPVARRLGGMLVERLGIG from the coding sequence ATGAGCGACGTCGTCTGTCTCAATGGCAATTATCTCAGGCGCGACGAGGCGCGGGTTTCGATCGACGACCGCGGGTTTCTCTTCGGCGACGCCGTGTACGAGGTGATCCGGGTGGCGCGGGGGCGATTCGTCGAGGCCGAGCGGCACCTCACGCGCCTCGCAAATAGTCTGCGCGAGGTCATGCTCGCGCCGCCCGACCTCGATCTGCTTGCCGTCGCCACCGAGCTGCTCGGCCGGAATGGCCTCGCCGGCGGCGACGCGGTGGTCTACGCGCAGGTAAGCCGCGGCGCGGCCCCGCGCCAGCACAGCTTTCCGGCGGCCGGCGTGCCGCCGACGGTATTGGTGGCCGTCTCGCCGTTCTCGCCGCGCGCCGACCTCGCGGAGCGGGGCGCCAGGGCAATCACGCACCCCGACCTCCGCTGGTCGCGCTGCGACATCAAGTCGGTGAACCTCCTGCCCAACGTGCTCGCGGGCCAGCGCGCGAGCGAGCAGGGTGCGTTCGAGGCGATCCTGGTGCGTGACGGGCAGGTCACCGAGGCGACGCGGAGCAACATGTTCGCGGTGGCGGGCGGCGTGCTGTTCACGCACCCCACGGGGCCGCGCATCCTGCCGGGTGTGACACGCGCGGTAGTGCTCGAGCTGGCGCGGGCGGCTGGGGTGCCGGTGCGCGAGGAGGCGATCGCGGCGGAGGCGCTCGCCGATGCAGACGAGGTCTTTCTCACGGGAACGACGGCCGACGTGCTGCCGGTCGTGGAGATCGATCGTCGGGCGGTGGGGAAGGGAGAGCCGGGGCCGGTGGCGCGGCGGCTCGGGGGGATGCTGGTTGAACGACTGGGAATCGGCTAA
- a CDS encoding Ppx/GppA phosphatase family protein, whose protein sequence is MTDARERLAALDVGSNSIRLLVADWDPAAGLTVVDEVKAQPRLAQGLAATGRLDDDAMARAFEVLARMAEVCRRREVSRIAAVATAAVREAVNGEEFVRRVRDELGLPLRIIDAETEAALSYRSVAHHFALTGARALVADIGGGSLELIGAVDGLVELTLSLPLGAVRLTELHLTGRSDQRRAVARLRTQVRKLLKRAFSAREWTAATVIGSGGTFTSLGRMAVARRGLPVPETIHGVSVAAGEVEMLLDWLVTLTPEQRRAVPGLSPTRADIIVAGLAVTAELLALIGARTLAVSAFGLREGLLLAMTGNGATPAADPLRLMREFVERCQGDRRHVEQVRVLARQLFDQLAEPLGAAPEEWAVLEAASLLHDVGQLVSYRTHHRHSYQLIMHADRLNLSARDRRLVALVSRYHRKSGPRRKHAEFAALTAADQAVVRRMSALLRVADGLDRGHTSAVERVCARLEPERLVLGVAPRAPEGDVSLECWGAERKADVLGKLLGRVVVVGPVEPSSR, encoded by the coding sequence GTGACCGACGCCCGCGAGCGCCTCGCCGCGCTCGACGTGGGCTCCAATTCCATTCGCCTGCTCGTCGCCGACTGGGACCCGGCCGCCGGGCTCACCGTGGTCGACGAGGTCAAGGCTCAGCCGCGGCTCGCGCAAGGGCTCGCCGCCACCGGCCGCCTCGATGACGACGCGATGGCGCGCGCCTTCGAGGTGCTCGCCCGTATGGCCGAGGTCTGCCGGCGCCGAGAGGTGAGCCGTATCGCGGCCGTCGCCACTGCGGCCGTGCGCGAGGCCGTGAACGGCGAGGAGTTCGTGCGCCGGGTGCGCGACGAGCTGGGCCTTCCCCTTCGCATCATCGACGCCGAGACCGAGGCGGCACTCAGCTACCGATCCGTCGCGCACCACTTCGCGCTGACCGGCGCGCGCGCGCTCGTGGCCGACATCGGCGGTGGGAGCCTGGAGCTGATCGGCGCGGTCGACGGGCTGGTCGAGCTGACACTCTCGCTCCCGCTCGGCGCGGTGCGGCTCACCGAGCTGCACCTCACGGGGCGCTCCGACCAGCGGCGTGCAGTGGCGCGCCTCCGGACCCAGGTGCGGAAGCTGCTCAAGCGCGCGTTCAGCGCGCGCGAGTGGACCGCCGCCACGGTCATCGGCTCGGGCGGCACGTTCACGAGCCTGGGCCGCATGGCGGTGGCGCGGCGCGGGCTCCCGGTGCCCGAGACGATCCACGGCGTGAGCGTGGCGGCCGGGGAAGTCGAGATGCTGCTCGACTGGCTGGTCACCTTGACGCCCGAGCAGCGCCGGGCGGTCCCCGGCCTCTCTCCGACGCGCGCCGATATCATCGTGGCGGGGCTCGCGGTGACGGCGGAGTTACTGGCACTGATCGGCGCGCGCACCCTCGCGGTGAGCGCGTTCGGTTTGCGCGAGGGACTCCTGCTCGCGATGACGGGCAATGGCGCCACGCCCGCGGCCGACCCGCTCCGGCTCATGCGCGAGTTCGTCGAGCGCTGCCAGGGCGACCGCCGGCATGTGGAGCAGGTGCGGGTGCTGGCGCGGCAATTGTTCGATCAACTCGCGGAGCCGCTCGGCGCGGCGCCCGAGGAGTGGGCGGTGCTCGAGGCGGCGAGCCTGCTGCATGATGTGGGGCAACTGGTGAGCTACCGGACGCATCACCGGCACAGTTATCAGCTCATCATGCACGCCGACCGGCTCAATCTCTCCGCGCGCGATCGCCGGCTGGTCGCGCTGGTGAGCCGGTATCATCGGAAGAGCGGACCCCGCCGGAAGCATGCGGAGTTCGCGGCGCTAACCGCGGCGGATCAGGCCGTGGTGCGGCGGATGAGCGCGCTGCTCCGCGTGGCCGATGGGCTCGACCGGGGCCACACCTCGGCGGTAGAGCGGGTATGCGCGCGGCTGGAGCCGGAGCGGCTCGTGCTCGGGGTGGCGCCGCGCGCGCCGGAGGGTGATGTCTCGCTTGAGTGTTGGGGCGCGGAGCGGAAAGCAGATGTGCTGGGCAAATTGCTCGGCCGCGTGGTGGTGGTCGGCCCGGTCGAGCCGAGCTCGCGTTAG
- the phoU gene encoding phosphate signaling complex protein PhoU, with the protein MSLDVHRHFHDDLSHVKVRLLTMSGEAEAALGLAVEALLERDQEKAAQVIHGDRVIDSMEVEIEEMCANLLALQQPMARDLRMLLSALKIANDLERVGDHAVNIAQSAERLIQSRPIAPEPEIIEMARLAREMLADALESFIRGDAAAGREVCRRDDKVDVLHKSVFRILLTHMMEDPHTIGAGMELFLVSRNLERVADLATNIGEDVVFLVEGKSIKHHAEDRGEDRDEGRPTGPTPATSGR; encoded by the coding sequence ATGAGCCTCGACGTTCATCGCCATTTTCACGACGACCTGAGCCATGTGAAGGTCCGTCTCCTCACCATGTCGGGCGAGGCGGAGGCGGCGCTCGGCCTTGCGGTCGAGGCGCTGCTCGAGCGAGACCAGGAAAAGGCGGCGCAGGTGATCCACGGCGACCGCGTGATCGACAGCATGGAAGTCGAGATCGAAGAGATGTGCGCCAACCTGCTCGCCTTGCAGCAGCCGATGGCGCGCGACCTCCGCATGCTCCTCTCTGCGCTCAAGATCGCGAACGACCTGGAGCGCGTGGGGGATCACGCCGTCAACATCGCCCAGTCGGCGGAGCGCTTGATCCAGAGCCGGCCGATCGCGCCGGAGCCCGAGATCATCGAGATGGCGCGGCTCGCCCGCGAGATGCTGGCCGATGCGCTGGAGAGCTTCATCCGCGGCGATGCCGCCGCGGGCCGCGAGGTCTGCCGCCGGGACGACAAGGTGGACGTGCTGCACAAGTCGGTCTTCCGCATCCTGCTCACCCACATGATGGAAGACCCGCACACGATCGGCGCGGGGATGGAGCTGTTTCTGGTGAGCCGGAATCTCGAGCGCGTGGCCGACCTCGCCACCAACATCGGCGAGGACGTGGTGTTTCTGGTCGAGGGGAAGTCGATCAAGCATCACGCGGAAGATCGCGGCGAAGACCGCGACGAAGGTCGGCCGACCGGCCCCACGCCGGCCACGAGCGGCCGGTGA